The following are from one region of the Gambusia affinis linkage group LG02, SWU_Gaff_1.0, whole genome shotgun sequence genome:
- the dhodh gene encoding dihydroorotate dehydrogenase (quinone), mitochondrial isoform X1 — translation MAGRLKKQLKDAVKVISSGSLLFASYLTVVGDERFYANQLMPLLQRLVGPETAHVLSVKLIGLGLVPLNRYQDPASLEVNVLGLKFKNPVGIAAGFDKHGEAVDGLYKLGFGFVEVGTITPKPQEGNPKPRVFRLPEDQAVINRYGFNSCGLAEVHTRLTARGETQLKCSNTGLPLGINLGKNKLSPDASADYSEGVRALGPLADYLVVNVSSPNTPGLRDLQGKAELRQLLRTVLKERDALQEVRKPPVLVKIAPDLSAQDKQDIADVVTELGVDGLMVSNTTVSRPETLKDPHKSEAGGLSGQPLKDLSTKTVGEMYNLTKGKVPIIGIGGVASGQDAMDKIRAGASLVQLYTALTYQGPPVVTKIKRELGQLLKDQGFSCVSEAVGADHRESERKS, via the exons ATGGCGGGACGATTGAAG AAGCAGCTCAAAGATGCGGTGAAGGTCATCAGCTCAGGCAGTCTTTTGTTTGCTTCCTACCTCACTGTTGTTGGAGATGAGCGCTTCTATGCCAACCAGCTGATGCCTTTGCTGCAGAGGCTTGTGGGCCCAGAAACAGCACATGTACTGTCAGTGAAGCTGATAGGACTGGGTCTGGTTCCTCTGAACCGCTACCAGGACCCGGCCTCACTG GAAGTGAATGTGCTCGGACTGAAGTTCAAAAACCCTGTTGGGATTGCGGCAGGATTTGACAAGCATGGCGAGGCTGTGGACGGCTTGTACAAACTGGGGTTTGGTTTCGTTGAAGTGGGCACGATCACACCAAAACCTCAGGAGGGAAATCCTAAACCCCGTGTGTTTCGACTCCCAGAAGATCAGGCGGTTATTAACAG GTACGGATTCAACAGCTGTGGTTTGGCAGAGGTCCACACAAGGTTGACGGCTAGAGGAGAAACGCAGCTAAAGTGCAGTAACA CTGGCCTTCCCCTGGGCATCAACCTGGGGAAGAACAAGCTTTCCCCGGATGCATCTGCAGATTACTCGGAGGGGGTGAGAGCTCTGGGTCCGCTTGCTGACTACCTGGTGGTCAACGTCAGCAGCCCCAATACGCCAGGCCTGCGAGATCTGCAGGGGAAGGCTGAGCTCCGGCAGCTTTTACGCACG GTCTTAAAGGAGCGTGATGCTCTGCAGGAAGTACGCAAACCTCCAGTCCTGGTTAAGATCGCTCCTGACCTCTCAGCCCAGGACAAACAGGACATTGCTGATGTTGTTACTGAG TTGGGAGTGGATGGTTTGATGGTGTCTAACACCACTGTGTCCAGGCCAGAAACACTTAAAGACCCACACAAATCTGAGGCTGGTGGGCTGAGTGGCCAGCCCCTCAAAGACCTCTCCACTAAGACTGTCGGAGAAATGTATAATCTAACCAAAG GTAAAGTGCCGATCATTGGaattgggggcgtggccagtgGGCAGGATGCGATGGATAAGATCCGGGCTGGCGCCTCACTGGTTCAGCTCTATACTGCCTTGACCTATCAGGGTCCACCTGTGGTGACGAAGATAAAGCGAGAGCTGGGACAACTTCTTAA agATCAAGGTTTCAGCTGTGTATCTGAGGCTGTTGGAGCAGATCACAGGGAATCAGAGAGAAAATCTTAG
- the dhodh gene encoding dihydroorotate dehydrogenase (quinone), mitochondrial isoform X2, whose amino-acid sequence MPLLQRLVGPETAHVLSVKLIGLGLVPLNRYQDPASLEVNVLGLKFKNPVGIAAGFDKHGEAVDGLYKLGFGFVEVGTITPKPQEGNPKPRVFRLPEDQAVINRYGFNSCGLAEVHTRLTARGETQLKCSNTGLPLGINLGKNKLSPDASADYSEGVRALGPLADYLVVNVSSPNTPGLRDLQGKAELRQLLRTVLKERDALQEVRKPPVLVKIAPDLSAQDKQDIADVVTELGVDGLMVSNTTVSRPETLKDPHKSEAGGLSGQPLKDLSTKTVGEMYNLTKGKVPIIGIGGVASGQDAMDKIRAGASLVQLYTALTYQGPPVVTKIKRELGQLLKDQGFSCVSEAVGADHRESERKS is encoded by the exons ATGCCTTTGCTGCAGAGGCTTGTGGGCCCAGAAACAGCACATGTACTGTCAGTGAAGCTGATAGGACTGGGTCTGGTTCCTCTGAACCGCTACCAGGACCCGGCCTCACTG GAAGTGAATGTGCTCGGACTGAAGTTCAAAAACCCTGTTGGGATTGCGGCAGGATTTGACAAGCATGGCGAGGCTGTGGACGGCTTGTACAAACTGGGGTTTGGTTTCGTTGAAGTGGGCACGATCACACCAAAACCTCAGGAGGGAAATCCTAAACCCCGTGTGTTTCGACTCCCAGAAGATCAGGCGGTTATTAACAG GTACGGATTCAACAGCTGTGGTTTGGCAGAGGTCCACACAAGGTTGACGGCTAGAGGAGAAACGCAGCTAAAGTGCAGTAACA CTGGCCTTCCCCTGGGCATCAACCTGGGGAAGAACAAGCTTTCCCCGGATGCATCTGCAGATTACTCGGAGGGGGTGAGAGCTCTGGGTCCGCTTGCTGACTACCTGGTGGTCAACGTCAGCAGCCCCAATACGCCAGGCCTGCGAGATCTGCAGGGGAAGGCTGAGCTCCGGCAGCTTTTACGCACG GTCTTAAAGGAGCGTGATGCTCTGCAGGAAGTACGCAAACCTCCAGTCCTGGTTAAGATCGCTCCTGACCTCTCAGCCCAGGACAAACAGGACATTGCTGATGTTGTTACTGAG TTGGGAGTGGATGGTTTGATGGTGTCTAACACCACTGTGTCCAGGCCAGAAACACTTAAAGACCCACACAAATCTGAGGCTGGTGGGCTGAGTGGCCAGCCCCTCAAAGACCTCTCCACTAAGACTGTCGGAGAAATGTATAATCTAACCAAAG GTAAAGTGCCGATCATTGGaattgggggcgtggccagtgGGCAGGATGCGATGGATAAGATCCGGGCTGGCGCCTCACTGGTTCAGCTCTATACTGCCTTGACCTATCAGGGTCCACCTGTGGTGACGAAGATAAAGCGAGAGCTGGGACAACTTCTTAA agATCAAGGTTTCAGCTGTGTATCTGAGGCTGTTGGAGCAGATCACAGGGAATCAGAGAGAAAATCTTAG